From a region of the Arachis ipaensis cultivar K30076 chromosome B09, Araip1.1, whole genome shotgun sequence genome:
- the LOC107617242 gene encoding uncharacterized protein LOC107617242 isoform X2 — translation MEFRKHFILLVLKMFLCLTVQHVILPWHIDTILNVSDPRRYHWPLHIFKSLELPIRKYQRKKNKSCESCMFALLVLYFQKLKHGELENCQEREPRLSAWTTEELSAMAATVQPEDCSDPGGNDGRVMEGAAREDTIDTSPEREDVDHTIRPVGAQKYLIVERVLETDQCTRMHMQLHRMVTTMMTSPLQRD, via the exons ATGGAGTTCAGGAAGCATTTCATCCTGCTCGTGCTGAAGATGTTTCTGTGTCTGACCGTGCAACACGTCATCTTGCCATGGCATATCGATACAATACTTAATGTATCTGATCCGAGGAGATACCATTGGCCGTTGCATATTTTCAAATCGTTAGAACTGCCAATTAGGAAGTACCAACGTAAAAAGAACAAGTCTTGTGAGAGTTGCATGTTCGCCTTGCTG GTGTTGTACTTCCAAAAGCTAAAGCATGGTGAACTCGAGAATTGTCAAGAACGTGAGCCGCGGCTTTCTGCATGGACAACTGAGGAGCTTAGCGCTATGGCAGCAACTGTTCAACCCGAG GATTGCAGCGACCCTGGCGGGAACGATGGTAGGGTCATGGAAGGTGCGGCAAGAGAGGACACAATAGACACAAGTCCTGAAAGAGAAGACGTGGACCACACAATAAGGCCTGTGGGTGCACAAAA gtatctgATCGTAGAGAGGGTGTTAGAAACGGATCAATGCACACGGATGCACATGCAGTTGCATCGGATGGTGACGACAATGATGACGAGCCCATTGCAAAGAGACTGA
- the LOC107617242 gene encoding uncharacterized protein LOC107617242 isoform X1: MEFRKHFILLVLKMFLCLTVQHVILPWHIDTILNVSDPRRYHWPLHIFKSLELPIRKYQRKKNKSCESCMFALLVLYFQKLKHGELENCQEREPRLSAWTTEELSAMAATVQPEVFIDADCSDPGGNDGRVMEGAAREDTIDTSPEREDVDHTIRPVGAQKYLIVERVLETDQCTRMHMQLHRMVTTMMTSPLQRD; the protein is encoded by the exons ATGGAGTTCAGGAAGCATTTCATCCTGCTCGTGCTGAAGATGTTTCTGTGTCTGACCGTGCAACACGTCATCTTGCCATGGCATATCGATACAATACTTAATGTATCTGATCCGAGGAGATACCATTGGCCGTTGCATATTTTCAAATCGTTAGAACTGCCAATTAGGAAGTACCAACGTAAAAAGAACAAGTCTTGTGAGAGTTGCATGTTCGCCTTGCTG GTGTTGTACTTCCAAAAGCTAAAGCATGGTGAACTCGAGAATTGTCAAGAACGTGAGCCGCGGCTTTCTGCATGGACAACTGAGGAGCTTAGCGCTATGGCAGCAACTGTTCAACCCGAGGTGTTCATTGACGCA GATTGCAGCGACCCTGGCGGGAACGATGGTAGGGTCATGGAAGGTGCGGCAAGAGAGGACACAATAGACACAAGTCCTGAAAGAGAAGACGTGGACCACACAATAAGGCCTGTGGGTGCACAAAA gtatctgATCGTAGAGAGGGTGTTAGAAACGGATCAATGCACACGGATGCACATGCAGTTGCATCGGATGGTGACGACAATGATGACGAGCCCATTGCAAAGAGACTGA
- the LOC107615161 gene encoding uncharacterized protein LOC107615161 encodes MEENTRPNSKQTKRQWTPHEDAKLVECLVELATTSWKCDNGTFKSGYGKHLEKMLHEKIPGCDLKANPHIESRVKLLKRQYFAIVEMMGTAGNGFGWNDKDKMIVVERQIFNEWKSSHPNANGLYNKPFPHFEELGIAFGRDRAQGGNAENITQVVATMEAEREATLSDRQVNENTQVNLEVTTKYGNHIFQVITFLGI; translated from the exons ATGGAAGAGAATACTCGACCTAATTCAAAGCAAACTAAGCGTCAATGGACGCCACACGAAGATGCAAAATTAGTTGAGTGTTTGGTGGAGCTTGCAACTACTTCTTGGAAGTGTGACAATGGCACGTTTAAATCCGGTTATGGAAAACATTTGGAAAAAATGCTGCATGAAAAAATCCCTGGATGTGATCTTAAG GCTAATCCACACATTGAATCAAGGGTGAAATTGCTAAAAAGACAATATTTTGCAATAGTTGAGATGATGGGCACAGCTGGGAATGGATTTGGTTGGAATGACAAAGATAAAATGATTGTGGTGGAGCGACAAATTttcaatgaatggaagagt tcACATCCTAATGCTAATGGCCTCTATAATAAACCATTTCCACATTTTGAGGAGTTGGGAATAGCATTTGGTAGAGATAGGGCTCAAGGAGGCAATGCAGAAAATATAACTCAAGTAGTTGCTACAATGGAGGCTGAGCGCGAAGCAACCTTGAGTGATCGGCAAGTGAATGAAAACACCCAAGTAAATTTGGAAGTTACAACCAAATATGGGAATCATATATTCCAAGTAATCACATTCCTAGGAATATAA